Genomic window (Pyxidicoccus xibeiensis):
AGGCCGCGACAATCGCCTTTCGGTTGGAGCCGCCGCCGTTGGGGTCGCCCGGGTAGAGGTTGCCACTGAACTTGGTGGCGATGACCACCCGGTCGCGCTTCTCCCGGTCGTGCGCCAGGTGGTCCCCGATGATCTTCTCGGAGTGCCCGCGCGTGTAGAAGTTGGCGGTGTCGATGAAGTTTCCGCCCAGCTCCAGGTACCGGTCGAGAATCTGCTCGGACTCCTTCACGCTCGAGCCAAGGCCGGGGCCAAGGTCTTCGCCGAAGGTCATCGCGCCCAGGCAGAAGGGGCTCACGCGGAGGCCTGAGCGGCCGAGGGTGACGTAGTGGTTCAAGGGCATGGTTCGCTCCCGTGGAGGTGGACACGAAGAGGTATGCCGCGCGCGCGGCACGCCCACCACCTCGCAATCATGCAAGGGCCATGAAACGATGTTTCACAATGGCCAGCCCGCACCAGCTCCAGACCGCACTGCCGCAGCTCTCGGTGTTCCTCGCCGTCGCGCGCCACCGCAGCTTCACGGGCGCCGCGCGGGAACTCGGTGTGTCGACCTCGGCGGTGAGCCACTCGGTGCGGCAGCTCGAGGAGCTGCTGCGCGTGGTGCTGCTGCAGCGGACCACGCGCGCGGTGACACCCACCGACGCCGGCGCGCGGCTCATCGAGAGCGCCAGCGCCCCGGTGAAGCTCGCGCTCGAGGCGCTCGCCTCCGCGAACGCGAAGGCGGGAGACATCGTCGGCCGCGTGAAGCTGAGCATCTCGCAGGGGGCCGTGCCGCACGTGCTGGAGCCGGTGGTGCCGGTGTTCCGCCAGCGCTACCCGCAGGTCTCCCTCGAGGTCGTGGTCGAAGAGCGCGCCGCCATCGACTTCGTGGCCGAGGGTTACGACGCCGCCTTCCAGGTCACCGAGGTCATCGCGCGCGACATGGGGCGGGTGCGGCTGACCGACCCGTTCAAGTTCTTCGTGGTCGGCTCGCCCGCCTACCTCGCGAAGCACGGGACGCCGCGCAAGCCCGAGGACCTGCTCCAGCACGAATGCATCACGTTCCGCTGGCCCATGGGCGACGCCCTCTATGCCTGGGAGCTGGAGCGGGGCCGGCGCAAGTGGCGCGTGCCGGTGCGGGGTGGCCTGGTCACCAACCACCTCCAGTCGTACATCTCCATGGCGGAGGCGGGCCTCGGCCTCGCGTACACCGCGGACATGACCATCAAGGACCAGCTCTCGGACGGGCGGCTGGTGGCGGTGCTCCCAGCGTATGCGCCGACCGAGCCCGGCCTCTTCCTCTGCTATCCGAGCCACGCGCAGCGTTCGCCGG
Coding sequences:
- a CDS encoding LysR family transcriptional regulator, whose product is MASPHQLQTALPQLSVFLAVARHRSFTGAARELGVSTSAVSHSVRQLEELLRVVLLQRTTRAVTPTDAGARLIESASAPVKLALEALASANAKAGDIVGRVKLSISQGAVPHVLEPVVPVFRQRYPQVSLEVVVEERAAIDFVAEGYDAAFQVTEVIARDMGRVRLTDPFKFFVVGSPAYLAKHGTPRKPEDLLQHECITFRWPMGDALYAWELERGRRKWRVPVRGGLVTNHLQSYISMAEAGLGLAYTADMTIKDQLSDGRLVAVLPAYAPTEPGLFLCYPSHAQRSPALRLFIETTKEVLRLK